From the genome of Streptomyces sp. NBC_01304:
GCTGTTGCCGTTCTTCCTCGGCCTGACCCTGATCGGCGGCCTCGCGGTCACCTGGGGTGCGGTGATCCGGCCCGGCCGGCTGCGGTGGCTGCTCATCCTCGGCCTGACGATCGCCGACTGGATCACCGCACGCGCCGCCGAGAACGACCCCACCAACGCCACGCCCTACTGGCTGGTCAACAGCATCATGATCGTGATGATGGCGGTCGGCGCGGCCAACATGAACGCCCAGGGCGGCCTGCAATTGCGCCACGTGTCCCGGTTCGCACTCGCCCTGGCCGTGTACGACATCTTCTTCGCCACCGTCGTGCCGATCACCCAGAAGCTGTTCAACGCGGTGCAGGGCTACGCCTACGCCCCCTCGGCGGGCATCCGCATCGGGGACCTCGGGGCCGTCGTGGGCATGGGTGATCTCCTGGTGTACGCGCTGTACACCACCGTCGCGTACAAGTCGTACGGGCGGCGGGGACTGGCCGTCGCACTGGGCCTCGTCGCCGTCTTCGGCGGTCTGCTGCCCCCGATGACACCGCTCCTCGTCGAGGCACTCACCGGCGAGCTGCCGACCATGATTCCCGCCCAGATCTACTTCGGTCCCGCTGCCTTCGTGGGCTATCTCGTCCTGCGCCGCAGCGGCCCGGAACGCCGCATGATCGACGTCCGGCCCCCGGCGGCAGCCGCGGCGGCGGCGTAGGGACTTTCGGCATCACGCCCTGGGACTTTCGCGTCACCCACAGCGGTAAAGCATTGTTAATGTTCTTGGTGCGACAGGAAATCGCCGCTGGATAGCGGTAGATCCTGGCGTACGTCCCCGTATACGGGAGCGGCAAGAGAAAGTAGTACCAGCGTCGGCGCCCCTGCCCGGGCAGCCCCCTATGACGCGAGGGCAATCCCAGTCGAGAAATCCTGGGTTCCCGGTGCTGCGAAATCGATCTTACTGAGGCGATGTCTCCGGGAGCCCCTGTCCGGAACGGAATCACTCATGTCTGATCTTGAGCGCAACAAGCAGGTCGTCGTCGACTATTACCGGACGGCATTCGGCGGCAATCCGCAAAAGGCGATCGCCGACCACTTCGGGCCCGCATACATCCAGCACAACCCCGATGCCGAGGACGGCCCGGAGGCGTTCATCGGCTTCGTTTCCTGGCTGCGCGGCGAATACCCGGACCTGAAGCTCGACATCAAGCGCGTCATCGCCGAAGGCGACATGGTCGTCACCCACTCCCACCTGGACCTGGAGCCGAACAACCCGGACAACCCCGGCCGCGCGCTGGCGGATTACTTCCGCCTGGACAATGGCAAGGTCATCGAGCACTGGGACGTCATCCAGGACGTGCCGGCCAAGTCGGCGAATCCCAACGGCATGTTCTGAGCCTGGTGCGGCCATGACCGCCTGACGCCGCTCGCACCGCGGGTGCCGCCGCCGAGATCGCAGCGGCGGCGGCACCCGCACCCGAGGGGTGACCGGTCCGCAACGGATCTTCTACGCTGCCCCTGTGCTGTCACCCCACGAACTGACCCCCGCCGAACGTGAGTTGTGGGACGCATTTCCCGCTGGGCGCCTGGTGGATCTGCGTACGGGAGTGGCCGAGGACGACGATCCGGGCGCCGGTGAACGCTGGGGCGTCGAGCGAGCGGTGCGGGCCGAGGTCCTGGTCGCGCTGCTCCTCGGCGCCAACGAGCGCACCGAACACGCGGTGGCCGCCCTGCGGCTCGCCGGAGCGCGGATCACCGGCCGGCTCTTCCTCGACGAGGCGGAGGTGGCGCATTCGCTGTGGCTGGAGGGGTGCTGGTTCGACGAGGAGGTCAGCATGACCGGGGCGGCCACCCGAACCCTCAGCTTCCAGAACTGCCGGATGCGCCGCTTCGACGCGCGCCTGATCCGCGTAGGCGGCCGCTTCATCCTGGAGCACTCGGTGGTCAACGGCCAGCTCTCGCTCATCGACGCCAGAGTCGCGGGATCCCTGCACTTGAGCAGCAGCACCTTGTCGCTGCCCGGTGACTGGGCCCTGTTCGCCGGCGGCCTGGAACTCGGCGGCGCCCTCTTCGCTCGCAGGGGCTTCACCGTGCACGGCGGGACCCGCCTCGTCGGCGCCCAACTGCCCGGGCTGCTCCTCGAAGGGGCGAGCCTGGGTGAGGGGTTCGGCCACTCCCTCTACGCCGACAAGGCAGAGATCATGACGCTCGTCTGCACGGACGGCTTCACCGCCGAGGCGACCATCTCGCTGCGGGGCGCCCACATCACCGACCTGCTCACGTTCGACACCGCCAGGCTCAACGGCAAAGACCTGGCCCTGGACTGCGCCCGCGCCCGCATCGGCGACCTCCAGTTCACCCCGGCAACCCGCCCCCCGGGCGCCGTCGACCTGCGAGACGCGCAGGTCGGCGTGGTGCGCGACCGACATGGGGCCTGGCCCGAGGCCTTCCATCTGCAGGGCCTGACGTACGACACCTTGCAGTTCGACGCGGGCGCGGGAGTGCCGGACGACGTGACCCTGCGGGTCGGCTGGCTCCGCAAGGCCTCCGGCTACGCCCCACAGCCGTACGAACAACTCGCGGGCTGGTACCGGAAGATCGGCAACGACACGGACGCCCGCCGGGTCCTCTTGGAGAAGCACCGCCACCGCCGGCGCACGCTGCCACTCGCCGGACGCGTCTGGGGACACATCCTGGACGTCACCGTCGGCTACGGCTACCGGCCCTGGCGGGCCGGCGCCTGGCTCCTCGCCCTCACCCTCCTCGGCTCCCTGGTGTTCCAGTACCAGGACAGGACCCCCCGCAACCCCGGCCAGACCTCGCCCTTCCACCCCGTGGCCTACACCCTCGACTTGCTGATCCCCATCGGCGGCCTGGGCCAGCGCAATTCCTGGTACTGGGAGTCGACTCCGGCGCAGTGGCTCGCGTACGCCCTGATCGCAGCGGGCTGGCTCCTGACCACGGCGGTCGTGGCGGGCGTGACCCGGCAGCTGAACCGAACCTGACGGGCGCAGCGGGCGGCTGAAAAGCACCTGAAGAGCGCTTCGCCGAGGACTGGGCACCGGCCATCTTGGCAGCGCATGGCGTACGTCCAGACAGAGCAACGCACAACGCGAAGCGCGGCAAGGTGGGCAGAGATGGCGGGTGATCATCTCAGCCCTGCGCGCTCGCCCACGAGCTGCCCTCCGTGTCTCCCGTCTCGCCCGCTCCCTTGCCCTCGGCCTTGCCGCACTCTCCCTGCCGCTCGCCGCGTCGACGCCGGCCTCCGCGACCGTGCACTCCCCCGCGTACGCCGCCCGCAGCGCCCAGGATCCGGTGTCCGACGCGAAGCGTCTCGCGACGCCGAACCTCGCGGGCGCCAACGACTGGTCCTGCAGGCCGAGTGCGCAGCATCCGCGTCCGCTGATCCTCGTGCACGGCACGATCGCCGACGGCAGCGTGTGGGCGAAGACGGCTCCGCAGTACAAGAAGGCGGGCCACTGCGTGTTCTCGCTCGACTACGGCAAGGGGGGCGGAGTGCTGGGCCTGTTCCTGGGCGGGACGGCCCCCATCGCCAACTCGGCCAAGCAGTTGCGGGTGTTCGTCGACGGCGTGCTCGCCGCGACGGGTGCCTCGCAGGTCGACATCGTCGGGCACTCGCAGGGCGGCATGATGCCCCGTCAGTACATGAAGTTCGAGGGCGGCACTCCCAAGGTGCACACCCTGGTCGGCCTCGGCCCGTCCAACCACGGTTCGCAGTCACCGGTCGTGGCGGGCCTGCTCAAGGACCAGCCGTGGCTCGCCGCACTGCTCAACCTGCTCGGCACCACCGTGTCGGATCTGACCTGCCCGGCCTGCGGTGAGCAGACCGCCGGCTCGGCGTTCCTGACGAAGCTCAACGAGGGCGGTGACACGCTGCCGGGCGTCTCGTACACGGTGATCGCCACTCGCTACGACCTCGGCATCACGCCGTACAACGGCCAGTACCTCCGGGGCCCGGAGGTGTCCAACATCCTGCTGCAGGACATCTGCCCGTGGAATCTGGCGACGCACG
Proteins encoded in this window:
- a CDS encoding esterase/lipase family protein, with product MIISALRARPRAALRVSRLARSLALGLAALSLPLAASTPASATVHSPAYAARSAQDPVSDAKRLATPNLAGANDWSCRPSAQHPRPLILVHGTIADGSVWAKTAPQYKKAGHCVFSLDYGKGGGVLGLFLGGTAPIANSAKQLRVFVDGVLAATGASQVDIVGHSQGGMMPRQYMKFEGGTPKVHTLVGLGPSNHGSQSPVVAGLLKDQPWLAALLNLLGTTVSDLTCPACGEQTAGSAFLTKLNEGGDTLPGVSYTVIATRYDLGITPYNGQYLRGPEVSNILLQDICPWNLATHATLDEDPLALRLALNALDPEHAVKPVC
- a CDS encoding nuclear transport factor 2 family protein, which encodes MSDLERNKQVVVDYYRTAFGGNPQKAIADHFGPAYIQHNPDAEDGPEAFIGFVSWLRGEYPDLKLDIKRVIAEGDMVVTHSHLDLEPNNPDNPGRALADYFRLDNGKVIEHWDVIQDVPAKSANPNGMF
- a CDS encoding oxidoreductase, which translates into the protein MLSPHELTPAERELWDAFPAGRLVDLRTGVAEDDDPGAGERWGVERAVRAEVLVALLLGANERTEHAVAALRLAGARITGRLFLDEAEVAHSLWLEGCWFDEEVSMTGAATRTLSFQNCRMRRFDARLIRVGGRFILEHSVVNGQLSLIDARVAGSLHLSSSTLSLPGDWALFAGGLELGGALFARRGFTVHGGTRLVGAQLPGLLLEGASLGEGFGHSLYADKAEIMTLVCTDGFTAEATISLRGAHITDLLTFDTARLNGKDLALDCARARIGDLQFTPATRPPGAVDLRDAQVGVVRDRHGAWPEAFHLQGLTYDTLQFDAGAGVPDDVTLRVGWLRKASGYAPQPYEQLAGWYRKIGNDTDARRVLLEKHRHRRRTLPLAGRVWGHILDVTVGYGYRPWRAGAWLLALTLLGSLVFQYQDRTPRNPGQTSPFHPVAYTLDLLIPIGGLGQRNSWYWESTPAQWLAYALIAAGWLLTTAVVAGVTRQLNRT